GCTCTTCGTATTGTTTCTGCAAAGTATGATTGCTGATACTGAAGAAATACTTCTTCTTACTAAACGTTACTCTGCATTCTGTCCAAACCAGCTCCCCTTTATTGTTCAGTAACTGAAATTCAAAAGTTCTTTCCTTTTCATGATCTAGCTTCAACAGTTCTTCCCTGAAATCTTCCAAGCGATTTTTGGGAACCAGTGAATAAATTGGCCTCTCCAAAACATCTTCCTTCTTAAAGCCCAGTATTTTTTCGATAGACGGATTTAACTCTTCTATCAACTTTGTCCTTTCATCAACAACACAAATAATATCTACAGAATTGGCTATAATTACAGCATACCGTTCCAAAGCCGCATTCTTATGCTTAATTTCTAACTGAGCTTTTGCTAACCGAATAAACGAGTCAACCTTAGCCATAGTAATAATTGGGTCCAGCGGTTTATAGAGATAATCCATAGCTCCTGTAGAAAGCCCTTTCACAGCATATTTGGTTTCCTTAGAAATTGCGGTAACAAATAATATAAGAATATCTTTTGTTCTCGGATGGGACTTTAACATCTCTACCAGTGTGAACCCATCTATGTTGGGCATTTGGACATCTACCAAAGCCAAACAAATATTCTGGTCCCAAGCTAACTTCAAGGCTTCATTTGGAGACGTTGTAGAAATGATATTGATATCATCTCTTTGTATAAGTGCCTCTAGCGCAATAATATTTTCTTCTTTATCGTCGACTATAAGTACGTTAATTTTATCCATTTGCACTTAATATAACTAGGTATTCTTTTATTTGTTCTATCGTTAATATCATTGTTTGGGCTGCCTGAGAAATCGCCGCAGACGGCATGGCATTAAATTTTGCTTCTTGTAAATCCTGAACGATTGTCTTTCCTCCGATTTCCTTTAGAGCCAATAATCCGTCGGCACCATCTCTGTTTGCTCCTGACAGTAAAATTCCCAATATTTTTTTTCCGTAAACATCTATTGCACTTTCAAATGCAACATCAATACTTGGTCTGGAATACCATAATGTTTCTGATTTATCTAACGAAAAAATCTTTTCTTTTTCTATTAAAACATGATAATCCGGCGGGCATAAATACGCAATACCCGGTTCAATCCGTTCTTTATCATTGATTTCCTTTATTTTTACATCCGACTGCTCACTCAACAATTTATCAAGGTCATATTGCGAGCTATATTTCCTATGCAGCACAATAAGAATCGGATACTTAAATCCTTTGGGTAAGCTCCGTACTATGTCTAAAACAGGAAGAAAAGCTCCTGCCGAACCGCCTATTACAATTAACTCTATACTTTCTCTCATATCTTTTGATAAATATTCTCATGAATATCTATAATCCGTAACCTCGATCTTATAGCCGCTGATCTTATCGATTCTTTAGACCCTAATATTAAAAACCCCAGCGGACAAAGACTATCTATAAGAAGGTTTAAAACCCTGTCCTGAAGTTCCTGCTGAAAGTAAATCAAAACATTTCGACAGGAAACTAACTGAAATTCATTAAAAACCCTATCCGAAACAAGATTATGAACGGAAAAAAGCGATTTTTTCTTAAATTCTTCCGTTATAATTGCATTATCGTACATAACAGTATAATAATTAGAAAAAGGCCCTTTCAAATTTACTTTGTAAAAATTCTCGGAATAGAATTTCATCTTTTTCAGAGAATAAATACCTTTTTTTGCTTCTTCCAATACCTCTTCATTAATATCTGTTCCGTAGAAAAAAGACCGCTCATAAAGGTCAAATTCTTTAAACAGGATGGAGAACGAATAAAGCTCTTCTCCGCTTGAACAACCTGAATGCCAAACCTTTATCTGCTGAAAAGAAGACAGATAAGGAATAACATTTTTAATAACACTTTTATACAGATTTGTATCTCTAAACATTTCAGTAACATTAACAGTTACTTCCCTGATCAGATATTCAATAAAAGAGTTATCATTTACAATTTTATTCTTCAGATCGAATACATCCCATTTTCTTAAATTAAGAATACGTTCAAATCTTCGTTTTAAAGATGCCTTACTATACAGAGAAAAGTCAAAATCAAACCGCATTTTTATCATCAATACGACCTCGTCCAACTCTTCAAAAGTTAATTGTTTTAATTTCGTCACAGGTAACATTATCGGTTAAGCTATCCAAATTTTCATAATAGAAATTAATTGATCATTATCAATTGGTTTGGTAATATAATCATTTGCTCCCGCCGAAATACACTTTTCTCTATCATCTTTCATCGCTTTAGCTGTTAATGCTATAATCGGCAGATTTTTCCATTCAATATTTTTTCTAATGTTCTCCATGGTTTCATAACCATCCATTCTCGGCATCATGATATCCATTAGAACAATATCTACTTTTTGTAGTTCTTCCAGTCTTTCCAGCGCCTCTACCCCGTCGTTTGCAATCTCTACTTTCAATCCGCATTGATCCAGCACCGCACTTATCGAGAAAATATTTCTCATGTCATCATCTACAAGTAGCACTGTTTTATTCTTCAATGCAGAATCAGACTCATCCAAAGCGACAGCTTTTCTGTTCGATCTTGCCGGTTCAGTCTCTTTTACCTTGTGCAGAAATAAATTGACTTCATCTATCAACCTGTCTCCAGATTTAGGAGATTTCAAAACCGTTGCATCAGAATATTTAAGAAGCTGCTTCAATTTATCGGGTTCCAGTTCCATTGCCGTATTAATAATTACGGGAACCTTCTTATCCTTCTCCTTAATCTGTGCCAAAAGGTCCATTCCGTTAATATCCGGCAGGTTTAAATCCAAAATAACACAATCGAAAGATTCATTATTCAATGCAGATAAAGCTTCTTTCCCACTCAGTGCCTGAACAACGTCTATATTCTTGTCTTTAAACAACGCTTTCAATGCATCGCTTTGATCTTTCTGATCTTCTACAAGAAGTACTTTTCTTAACGCTTGAGGAGTATTCCTGTTTAAATAATTTTTGAATATTTTATCCAACTCACTATAATCCAATGGCTTTTTCAAAAAAGATATTGCACCTTCTTTCTGCGCTTTTTTATCAGAAAAATCCCCCGCCGACATAATATGAACTGGAATATGAGCTATATTCTGATTATTCTTTATTTCTTTTAAGACATGCCAGCCATCTATTCCCGGCAACATAACGTCCAATAAAATTGCATCAGGTAAATGATTTTCAATTTCATGCACTACGCCTTCCCCGCTATAATATTGTACGGTGTCAAATCCACCTTTCTCAGCATAGTCTTTTAACAGATCATTAAACACTACGTCGTCTTCAACAATTAACAGCAGCGGCTTTTCTCTACGCGGTATTAAGTTATTTTTCTCAAGATCAGATTGCAATTTTTTATCTGAGATATCAGCTATTATACTTTTCACCTGTTCTACCGCGTCTGTCTCCCCGCTGTCTTTTTTCACAAGTTCTTTCGTGGGAATATTTAATGTAAACTCGCTTCCTTTGCCAACTTCACTTTTAAGAGAGATATGGCCATCCATTAATTTCGAAAGCTCCCTGCTAATGGAAAGCCCTAACCCGGTACCTCCATATTCTCTGTTCGTAGAGCCATCTGCCTGTTGAAATGCTTCGAAAATAATTTTTTGTTTATCTTCAGGAATACCTATTCCGGTATCTTTCACAGAAAAACGCAGAAAATCGTCCTTCTCACTCATGTGAACACTTACAGTCCCCTCTTTAGAAGTGAATTTAAAAGCGTTAGAAAGTAAGTTTTTCAAAATCTGCTCTATTCGAAGTCTATCTACATAAATAGTCTCAGGCAATTTAGGATCCCTTTCGATCACAAAATTCACACCTTTCGTATTGGCAACCTCATCAAATAGTTGTTTTAAATCGTCTTCCAAGTCAGCAACGCTCAAATTTTCGGGATTTAACTCAATAAATCCAGATTCTATTTTAGATAAGTCCAGGATGTCATTAATCAACGAAAGAAGGTCTCCGCCTGCCCTATGGATTACACTGGCATATTTAGTTTCATCTTCTGATAAATGCCCTTTTTTGTTTTCTTTTAAGATTTTCGCCAGAATAAGAATGCTATTCAACGGTGTTCTGAGTTCGTGACTCATATTTGCCAAAAACTCAGATTTATATTTACTTGCCTGTTCCAGTTCCTGCATTTTTATAGAAAGCGTATTTTTTGCACTTTCAATTTGCATATTACTGTTTTCAAGTACCTTCGCTTTTTCTTCAAGTTCGATATTAATTTGGCGTAATTCTTCCTGCTGCACACGTAGTTCTTCTTCCGAAGCTTGTAACAGTTCTGTTTTCGATAATAGCTCCTCGTTACTAACCCTTAACTCCTCTTGCTGACTTTCCAACTCTTCGGCTTGTTGCTGGGTTTGTTCGAAAAGTACTTTTAATGTCTCTCTGGATTCTGCCGTGTTAATAGCAACTCCCAATAACTGGGATGAATTGACTATGAAATCTTTAGATGATTCTGATATCTCTTCTGTAAAACCAATCTCCAGTACACCTTTCAGCTTTCCGTTATAAGAAAACGGAACTAATATGCATTGCAAAGGACTTTCTTTAATCAATCCGGATTCTATCTCTAAATTAGCGGCCAGATTTCCCTGTATAATTGTTTCCTTTCCATTTTTTGCAACTTGTGCCACCCAACCATCGGAAGAAATATCAAATCTGGTTTTCATTTTTTCTCCGATTGTCAAACCATAGCCAGAGGTTAATCTCAGCTCCGAACGATTATCCTGATTGACGACATAAATCGCACCTATTTTTCCTCCCGAATACTGCGCAATAGAAGTTACGATATTCTCGCTCATTTCCTGGACAGATAGATCTCCCTGAAGTTTGTCATTCAAAAGACTAATACCAGTTAATAACCAATTTTTCGCCTCGTTTTTTTTATTTAAATCCGCTAAAGAACTGTTTACTTCATCTATTTCCTTTCTGGCTTTCATTTGTTCTTCAAAAGCCGATCTTATTATTTTAAAGAGCAGAAAAACGATAACTAAAATAAGAATGGTTCCTATTATAATAACAATAACAGATCTTGAAAGTGCTCTGTTGGTATTGGCCTTTCTTTGCTCCAGCAGGTTGTGTTCATCTCTCTTTAAATTTCCAGATTCCGATTTTATACTCCTCATTAGAGTTATTCCGTCTTCAGCAAGTTCAGATTCAGACTTTTCGCCTTTATATCTGTTTTTCTTTATATCCAGCAAATCTTCCATCACCTTCACTTTTCGTACCACCAGACTTTGAAGCTTATCTACGCGTTGTAAAGTTCTTTTATTATCGCTTACTAACTCTCTCAGAATAGCGCAACTATCCTCTATATCTCTTATATTTTTCTGATACTCCTGATAAAAGATATCATATCCTCTTAAAAGATATCCGCGATGATTAGCTTCAGCCTCTGACATTAGTGCCACCAGCTGATTATTTTCACTAATAACTTTTTCTGTGTGTAAAACCCAATCATATTCCTTTTCTACCCCTTTTAAACTTAAATAGGCAAAAATTTGAACAAAAGCTATGAGTATTAAGGATGCCGAAATACCAAAAAACAACCTTTTACGTATCGATTTATCCATATAAAAATTTAGACTTTTTTAGTTGCTTATAAAGCTATAAAAAAAGAGGACTAAAGTCCTCTTTTTATTTATTCATTATATTCATTTTCTCCGAGAAATGTTCACAATAATCTTTCAGATCACCCATTAGTTTTTCGGCCATCGGATCACCCCCCGATGCCCTTAAAAAAGCATCACCCATTTGCAGTAAATTCTGACAAAAGAAAATCTTCATTTCATCATAAGGCATATCTTTCGTCCACAAATCTATCCTCAGAGTATTCTGATATCCCGGATCCCAAAGTCCCAACATCATAGACTTAACAGGCAAAGCATCCTGATTTTCGCCGTCTGTAGATTCCCATGTTATATTCTCCGGTACATTATTATCATCTAATTCAACCGTTAACTTGATTTCTGCTTTTCTCATATCTTTTTAAAAATTAATATCATTGCAACTATTAATACTATAAACGAAGTCTGGATGATCCAAACCCATTTACGATCAGGAACCATTCGTCTAAAAAGTACGTCAGTTATAAAAAGTACTATTGCTAAAATTAAAGTGTAAAGTACCTTTAAATTGGCTCCGGATAAAGGCGATTCGTTATTACCAAATAAAAAAAAGCCAGCATAAAAAACACATATTGCAACAACAATGCTCAGTGGTGTTATTTTAATGTCGGATAATCTCATTTTCTTTTGTTTTTACCAAAACTTCCTTTAGGCGGTATTTTACCTGTAGTCTTAGCTCTTTGCGCTTTAAATTTAGCTTTCTGGTTTGGAGTCTTTTTATCATGGAACGCTCCCTTAAATTCAGGATCCTCTTTCCTTTTTTGATTATCGATTTCGCGGGCTATCGCCTGACGTTCTTCATAAGCGGTATCTTCTATAAAAACTTTTGAAGGAATGTCTTTAACAGGAATTTGCTGGCGAATCAA
This genomic interval from Pseudopedobacter saltans DSM 12145 contains the following:
- a CDS encoding chemotaxis protein CheB gives rise to the protein MRESIELIVIGGSAGAFLPVLDIVRSLPKGFKYPILIVLHRKYSSQYDLDKLLSEQSDVKIKEINDKERIEPGIAYLCPPDYHVLIEKEKIFSLDKSETLWYSRPSIDVAFESAIDVYGKKILGILLSGANRDGADGLLALKEIGGKTIVQDLQEAKFNAMPSAAISQAAQTMILTIEQIKEYLVILSANG
- a CDS encoding CheR family methyltransferase, whose translation is MLPVTKLKQLTFEELDEVVLMIKMRFDFDFSLYSKASLKRRFERILNLRKWDVFDLKNKIVNDNSFIEYLIREVTVNVTEMFRDTNLYKSVIKNVIPYLSSFQQIKVWHSGCSSGEELYSFSILFKEFDLYERSFFYGTDINEEVLEEAKKGIYSLKKMKFYSENFYKVNLKGPFSNYYTVMYDNAIITEEFKKKSLFSVHNLVSDRVFNEFQLVSCRNVLIYFQQELQDRVLNLLIDSLCPLGFLILGSKESIRSAAIRSRLRIIDIHENIYQKI
- a CDS encoding response regulator; translated protein: MDKSIRKRLFFGISASLILIAFVQIFAYLSLKGVEKEYDWVLHTEKVISENNQLVALMSEAEANHRGYLLRGYDIFYQEYQKNIRDIEDSCAILRELVSDNKRTLQRVDKLQSLVVRKVKVMEDLLDIKKNRYKGEKSESELAEDGITLMRSIKSESGNLKRDEHNLLEQRKANTNRALSRSVIVIIIGTILILVIVFLLFKIIRSAFEEQMKARKEIDEVNSSLADLNKKNEAKNWLLTGISLLNDKLQGDLSVQEMSENIVTSIAQYSGGKIGAIYVVNQDNRSELRLTSGYGLTIGEKMKTRFDISSDGWVAQVAKNGKETIIQGNLAANLEIESGLIKESPLQCILVPFSYNGKLKGVLEIGFTEEISESSKDFIVNSSQLLGVAINTAESRETLKVLFEQTQQQAEELESQQEELRVSNEELLSKTELLQASEEELRVQQEELRQINIELEEKAKVLENSNMQIESAKNTLSIKMQELEQASKYKSEFLANMSHELRTPLNSILILAKILKENKKGHLSEDETKYASVIHRAGGDLLSLINDILDLSKIESGFIELNPENLSVADLEDDLKQLFDEVANTKGVNFVIERDPKLPETIYVDRLRIEQILKNLLSNAFKFTSKEGTVSVHMSEKDDFLRFSVKDTGIGIPEDKQKIIFEAFQQADGSTNREYGGTGLGLSISRELSKLMDGHISLKSEVGKGSEFTLNIPTKELVKKDSGETDAVEQVKSIIADISDKKLQSDLEKNNLIPRREKPLLLIVEDDVVFNDLLKDYAEKGGFDTVQYYSGEGVVHEIENHLPDAILLDVMLPGIDGWHVLKEIKNNQNIAHIPVHIMSAGDFSDKKAQKEGAISFLKKPLDYSELDKIFKNYLNRNTPQALRKVLLVEDQKDQSDALKALFKDKNIDVVQALSGKEALSALNNESFDCVILDLNLPDINGMDLLAQIKEKDKKVPVIINTAMELEPDKLKQLLKYSDATVLKSPKSGDRLIDEVNLFLHKVKETEPARSNRKAVALDESDSALKNKTVLLVDDDMRNIFSISAVLDQCGLKVEIANDGVEALERLEELQKVDIVLMDIMMPRMDGYETMENIRKNIEWKNLPIIALTAKAMKDDREKCISAGANDYITKPIDNDQLISIMKIWIA
- the gldC gene encoding gliding motility protein GldC encodes the protein MRKAEIKLTVELDDNNVPENITWESTDGENQDALPVKSMMLGLWDPGYQNTLRIDLWTKDMPYDEMKIFFCQNLLQMGDAFLRASGGDPMAEKLMGDLKDYCEHFSEKMNIMNK